From one Gimesia sp. genomic stretch:
- a CDS encoding TlpA disulfide reductase family protein gives MRHRHGIMMIAAGLLSLTQFGCGGGESPAPQTADNKLDGKLEAAPADAKPLQKTPSAKITQVSQTGPALKPNANAIQTAGLERDKRDMDDLDGDDESLADEEVKISELKEGSAEWNVREITRLRVLALPKTDNVEELKQARAARNQKIIQLAMEAVKQTHADKEKQRLFTVCIRHLLDAHLQMALQGDQESIDALYDHSESLYKRDPNSPSAAEAGFTVAKFANTSAQRFAQQDPRWIEEFVKQARLFATRFPQENIRAPQMLQAAAETCQLYGLNQSALDCCLDLETKFPKSNETAQVAGLSRRLKLKGQPIQLAGETIEGGYVSIDDYKGSVVLVVFWATTAKPFIEQLPEIQALSKKYRKYGFEIVGVNLDLEEPAIDAFQEKSPLDWRQIFYSARDKRGWNNPAALHYGVRSVPMMMLVDHTGVTEVVTSDVKQLEEPVRSLLRKKTQASAQ, from the coding sequence ATGAGGCATCGACACGGTATCATGATGATAGCAGCGGGCCTGTTATCGCTGACTCAATTCGGTTGTGGTGGCGGAGAATCCCCTGCTCCACAGACGGCGGACAATAAACTGGACGGCAAGCTGGAAGCGGCCCCCGCCGATGCGAAGCCTCTCCAGAAAACGCCGAGTGCCAAAATTACTCAGGTTTCACAAACCGGTCCTGCACTCAAGCCAAATGCGAACGCAATTCAGACGGCAGGCCTGGAACGTGATAAACGCGATATGGATGATCTGGACGGTGACGATGAATCACTGGCCGATGAGGAAGTCAAGATTTCCGAGCTGAAGGAAGGTTCGGCCGAATGGAACGTACGCGAGATCACGCGTCTGCGTGTACTGGCCCTTCCTAAAACTGATAACGTTGAAGAACTGAAGCAGGCCCGTGCTGCCCGCAATCAGAAAATCATTCAACTGGCGATGGAAGCTGTAAAGCAGACACACGCTGACAAAGAAAAACAGCGGTTGTTTACCGTCTGTATCCGTCATCTGCTGGATGCTCATTTACAGATGGCATTGCAGGGAGATCAGGAAAGTATCGACGCTCTGTACGATCATTCCGAGTCTCTTTATAAACGCGATCCGAATTCTCCTTCCGCTGCGGAAGCTGGCTTCACTGTCGCGAAATTTGCGAATACCAGTGCACAGCGTTTTGCTCAGCAGGACCCGCGCTGGATTGAAGAGTTCGTCAAACAGGCTCGTCTGTTCGCCACGCGTTTTCCCCAGGAAAATATCCGGGCACCACAGATGTTGCAGGCCGCTGCAGAAACCTGTCAGCTGTACGGTTTGAATCAGTCAGCCCTGGACTGCTGTCTCGATCTGGAAACTAAGTTTCCCAAAAGTAATGAGACCGCACAGGTCGCTGGACTGTCTCGTCGTCTGAAGCTGAAAGGACAACCGATTCAGCTGGCCGGAGAGACCATTGAAGGTGGTTATGTCTCCATCGACGATTATAAAGGGAGCGTGGTGCTGGTTGTCTTCTGGGCGACAACTGCCAAACCCTTTATTGAGCAGCTGCCTGAGATTCAGGCTCTCTCCAAGAAGTACCGCAAATACGGTTTTGAAATCGTAGGCGTCAACCTGGACCTGGAAGAACCAGCCATCGATGCTTTCCAGGAGAAGTCACCACTCGACTGGCGTCAGATCTTCTACTCAGCTCGTGACAAGCGGGGCTGGAACAACCCGGCCGCACTTCATTACGGCGTACGTAGCGTGCCGATGATGATGCTCGTGGATCACACAGGGGTTACCGAAGTGGTTACTTCCGATGTGAAGCAGCTGGAGGAACCTGTGCGATCACTGCTGCGAAAGAAAACTCAGGCGAGTGCCCAGTAG